Proteins from a genomic interval of Piscinibacter sp. HJYY11:
- a CDS encoding secondary thiamine-phosphate synthase enzyme YjbQ: protein MQQTRTTLHIATRGRGLVEITHPVAEWVAASGLREGLLTVFVRHTSASLVIQENADPDVRADLDRFFARLVPDGDPLFRHQDEGPDDMPAHVRAALTAVQLSIPLAEGRPVLGTWQGIYLWEHRTRPHRREVVLHLVGA from the coding sequence CTGCAGCAGACCCGCACCACGCTCCACATTGCCACCCGCGGCCGCGGTCTCGTCGAGATCACCCATCCGGTGGCCGAGTGGGTGGCCGCCAGCGGCCTGCGCGAGGGGCTGCTGACCGTCTTCGTGCGCCACACCTCCGCCAGCCTCGTGATCCAGGAAAACGCCGACCCCGACGTGCGCGCCGACCTCGACCGCTTCTTCGCCCGCCTGGTGCCGGATGGCGACCCGCTTTTCCGCCACCAGGACGAAGGGCCCGACGACATGCCGGCGCACGTGCGCGCGGCGCTCACCGCGGTGCAGCTGTCGATTCCGCTGGCCGAGGGGCGCCCGGTGCTCGGCACCTGGCAGGGCATCTACCTGTGGGAGCACCGCACGCGGCCGCACCGGCGCGAGGTGGTGCTGCATCTGGTGGGTGCGTGA
- the upp gene encoding uracil phosphoribosyltransferase, whose protein sequence is MTAQIHHITHPLIQHKLTLMREKDRSTNSFRRLLGEISMLMAYEVTRDMPTQLIDIETPLEKMQSPVIDGKKTVFVSIMRAGAGFLDGMLNVIPGARIGHVGLYRDPKTLVAVEYYFKMPADMHERDAIVLDPMLATGNSAVAAVDRLKETNPKSIRFVCLLAAPEGLKHFTESHPDVPVYVAAIDRELNEHGYIVPGLGDAGDRIFGTK, encoded by the coding sequence ATGACCGCACAGATCCACCACATCACCCACCCGCTCATCCAGCACAAGCTCACGCTCATGCGCGAGAAAGACCGCAGCACCAACAGCTTCCGCCGCCTGCTCGGCGAGATCAGCATGCTGATGGCGTATGAAGTGACGCGCGACATGCCCACGCAGCTGATCGACATCGAGACGCCGCTCGAGAAGATGCAGAGCCCGGTGATCGACGGCAAGAAGACGGTGTTCGTGTCGATCATGCGGGCCGGCGCGGGTTTCCTCGACGGCATGCTCAACGTGATCCCGGGCGCGCGCATCGGCCACGTCGGGCTGTACCGCGACCCGAAGACGCTGGTGGCGGTGGAGTACTACTTCAAGATGCCGGCCGACATGCACGAGCGCGACGCGATCGTGCTCGACCCGATGCTCGCCACCGGCAACTCGGCGGTGGCGGCAGTCGATCGGCTGAAGGAGACGAATCCGAAGTCGATCCGCTTCGTGTGCCTGCTGGCCGCACCCGAGGGGCTGAAGCATTTCACCGAATCGCACCCCGACGTGCCGGTCTACGTGGCGGCCATCGACCGCGAACTCAACGAGCACGGCTACATCGTGCCGGGCCTCGGCGACGCGGGGGACCGGATCTTCGGGACGAAGTGA